From the bacterium genome, the window CGCGGCGGCCTGCGGCGCCCACTCGGCGCCTCTGCTGGCCGGCCTTCGCGCTCGCATCGACGCGGCTGCGCGGGAGGCCCGAAGGCGACCTCGCGTCCGCGGCGTGTTCCTGGAATGGATCAACCCGCCCTATCGCGCGGGTCACTGGACTCCCGACCTCCTCTCGCTGGCCGGCATCGACGATCCGCTTGCCCGGCCCGGCATACCGTCCGTCGCCATGACCTGGTCCGATGTGGCTGCGGCTCGCCCCGAGCTCCTGGTCCTGGCGCCGTGCGGGTTCGATCGCGCCCGTGCGGTCGCTGAAGCCGAGGTGGTCCGCGCCGAGATCGATGCCGTGGGCGCGGCCCGCGTAGTGGTCTTGGACGGGTCCGCCTATTTCAACCGCCCAGGGCCCCGGCTGGTCGACTCGCTCGAGCTGCTGGTCGCCAATCGGTAGCCGGTCAACCGGCGGAGAGAATTTCGTGCACGGCCGGCTGGAATCACGCGCCGCGGCGTGAGGTTTACGAGTTCGAGGACATGTCACAAGCAACCGCGCCAGTCGACCTGATCGTCTTTTCGGACTACGTTTGACCCTGGTGCTACATCGACTCGGTTCGAGTCGAACAGCTGGAGCGAGAGGGTCTCGTCCATGTGACCTGGCTGCCGTTCGAACTGCATCCTGAGGCCCCGGTCGAGGGCATCCCGCGAGACGCGTATTTCGGACGGAGCCGCTCCGAGCAGATGCGCGAGCACATGCAGTCGATCGCGACCGAGGTGGGGCTGTCGATGAAGCAGCGCGACGTGATCATCAACTCGCGCCGCGCCCTCTCCGCCGCCGAGTTCGCTCGCGAGCACGGAAAGTTCGATCC encodes:
- a CDS encoding cobalamin-binding protein, translated to MRIVSLLPSATEALFALGLGDQVVAVTHECDFPPAAATLPIVTRSTLNLGEQASGGIEAAVSLAAMEGRSLYSVDTDAIRALQPDLVVAQDICRVCAVTADQVAGGLAGIRTLRQHPHTLEDVLADIEELAAACGAHSAPLLAGLRARIDAAAREARRRPRVRGVFLEWINPPYRAGHWTPDLLSLAGIDDPLARPGIPSVAMTWSDVAAARPELLVLAPCGFDRARAVAEAEVVRAEIDAVGAARVVVLDGSAYFNRPGPRLVDSLELLVANR